In a single window of the Chondrocystis sp. NIES-4102 genome:
- a CDS encoding putative methionine sulfoxide reductase B encodes MATSENQYEIQKTEQEWKDTLTDEQYRVLRKHGTERAGTSPLDKNYNEGTYLCAGCGQPLFSSDTKFNSGTGWPSFYQPLEDAIDTSVDRSLFMTRVEVHCSRCGGHLGHVFNDGPKPTGQRYCMNGVSLEFVPEKN; translated from the coding sequence ATGGCAACTTCCGAAAACCAATACGAAATTCAAAAAACCGAACAAGAGTGGAAAGATACCCTAACAGATGAACAATATAGAGTACTGCGTAAACATGGTACAGAAAGAGCGGGGACAAGTCCTTTAGACAAAAATTATAACGAAGGTACTTATCTGTGCGCTGGTTGTGGTCAACCTTTATTTAGTTCCGATACTAAATTTAATAGTGGTACTGGATGGCCAAGTTTTTATCAACCTCTAGAAGATGCTATTGATACTAGTGTTGATCGCTCTTTATTTATGACTAGAGTCGAAGTACATTGTAGTCGTTGTGGTGGACATTTAGGTCATGTATTTAACGATGGGCCAAAACCTACTGGTCAACGTTATTGTATGAATGGAGTATCTTTAGAATTTGTACCTGAGAAAAATTAG
- a CDS encoding integral membrane sensor signal transduction histidine kinase: MPKLSLGARLFISHLLVMMVGLGSFVVIAKVSSPRMFVFRLEQLEKRGIFTVRSARTYLVEGFQNAWNRSAILSIIVGANAAGVVSYVSSKWITQPVQQMKHISQKFAAGDYEQRVPESSIPELNQLGVSFNSMASSIGDVEQRRRELISDLTHELRTPLTVVRGYLEELADGSITGTPELYLRLVKETRRLERLIHDLQELSKAEAGYLSINSQSFKLYSLLASLVERFADQLLEEGPTLRLDCPKDIPNVLGDRDRTEQILVNLLGNAIRYTQTGSIIVSATKVHNLVWVAVSDTGVGIATEDLPFVFERFWRADPSRASHSGGTGIGLAITRRLVELQGGQIEVESELGRGTTFRFSLPIA, encoded by the coding sequence ATGCCAAAATTAAGTTTGGGAGCGCGTTTGTTTATCTCCCATTTGCTGGTAATGATGGTGGGGTTAGGAAGCTTTGTAGTTATTGCTAAAGTTTCTTCTCCCCGTATGTTTGTTTTTCGGCTCGAACAATTGGAAAAAAGAGGTATTTTTACAGTTCGTTCAGCCCGCACCTATTTAGTAGAAGGGTTTCAAAATGCTTGGAATCGTAGTGCTATCTTATCAATTATTGTAGGTGCAAACGCAGCAGGGGTAGTAAGTTATGTCTCTTCTAAATGGATTACCCAACCAGTGCAGCAAATGAAACATATAAGTCAAAAATTTGCAGCAGGAGATTATGAGCAAAGAGTCCCTGAAAGTTCTATACCTGAATTAAATCAATTGGGGGTAAGTTTTAATTCTATGGCTAGTAGTATAGGGGATGTTGAACAACGCAGACGAGAATTAATTAGCGATTTAACCCATGAATTACGTACCCCTTTAACGGTAGTCCGTGGTTATCTGGAAGAATTAGCAGATGGGTCAATAACTGGTACTCCTGAATTATATTTGCGCTTAGTTAAAGAAACCAGAAGATTAGAAAGATTGATTCACGATCTGCAAGAATTATCGAAGGCTGAAGCAGGTTATTTGTCGATCAATTCCCAGTCTTTTAAATTATATTCTTTACTAGCTTCCTTAGTAGAACGCTTTGCCGATCAATTATTAGAAGAAGGCCCAACTCTTAGACTAGATTGTCCTAAAGATATACCTAACGTCTTAGGCGATCGCGATCGCACTGAGCAAATTTTGGTTAATTTATTGGGTAACGCTATTCGCTACACACAAACAGGGTCAATTATTGTATCTGCAACTAAAGTTCATAACCTGGTGTGGGTTGCTGTAAGTGATACGGGAGTTGGTATTGCCACCGAAGATCTACCCTTCGTCTTTGAACGTTTTTGGCGTGCTGATCCCTCTCGTGCTAGCCATTCTGGGGGAACAGGTATTGGACTTGCTATTACCCGTCGTTTAGTTGAACTCCAAGGTGGTCAAATTGAAGTGGAAAGTGAATTAGGTCGTGGTACAACTTTCCGCTTTAGTCTTCCCATTGCTTAA
- a CDS encoding phospho-2-dehydro-3-deoxyheptonate aldolase: MIVVMKVGSPEEEIQRIESELQEWGLTPEKIIGKHKIVIGLVGDTASLDPLQIKDINPWIESVLRVEKPYKRSSIEFRHGEHSNVVVSTPNGDVTFGQNHPVVVIAGPCSVENETMIVETAKAVKAAGAKFLRGGAYKPRTSPYSFQGHGESALELLAAARDASGLGIITEVMDTADVDKVSEFADILQVGARNMQNFPLLKKVGAQDKPVFLKRGMSATIDEWLMAAEYILAAGNNNVILCERGIRTFEQKYARNTLDLAVLPVLRSLTHLPIAIDPSHGTGIAQYVPPMAKAAIAAGADSLMIEVHPNPAKALSDGPQSLTFDGFERLMRELGVIGQAVGRWEKQLAVISDQ, encoded by the coding sequence ATGATTGTGGTAATGAAAGTAGGATCTCCAGAAGAGGAAATTCAACGTATAGAATCAGAATTACAAGAATGGGGACTGACACCTGAAAAGATTATTGGCAAACATAAGATTGTCATCGGTTTAGTAGGAGATACCGCATCTCTCGATCCATTGCAGATTAAAGATATAAACCCCTGGATTGAAAGCGTGTTAAGAGTTGAAAAGCCTTATAAGAGATCTAGTATAGAATTTCGTCATGGGGAACATAGTAATGTTGTGGTGAGTACTCCTAATGGTGATGTAACTTTTGGACAAAACCATCCTGTAGTAGTGATTGCAGGGCCATGTTCTGTGGAAAATGAAACAATGATTGTCGAAACAGCTAAAGCGGTTAAAGCTGCTGGAGCTAAGTTTTTACGTGGAGGAGCTTATAAACCTCGTACCTCTCCCTATTCCTTCCAAGGTCACGGTGAAAGTGCTTTAGAATTATTAGCTGCTGCAAGAGATGCTAGCGGACTGGGAATTATTACTGAGGTGATGGACACTGCTGATGTGGATAAAGTCTCTGAATTTGCAGATATTTTGCAAGTTGGAGCGAGAAATATGCAAAACTTCCCTTTATTGAAAAAAGTCGGCGCACAGGATAAGCCCGTGTTTTTAAAAAGGGGTATGTCTGCCACAATTGATGAGTGGCTGATGGCAGCAGAATACATTTTAGCTGCTGGTAATAACAATGTTATTTTATGTGAGCGAGGAATTCGGACTTTTGAGCAAAAATATGCTCGTAATACTCTAGATTTAGCAGTTTTACCCGTATTGCGTTCATTAACACATTTACCGATCGCAATTGATCCTAGTCATGGTACTGGTATAGCTCAATATGTACCACCAATGGCCAAAGCAGCGATCGCAGCAGGAGCAGATTCTTTGATGATTGAAGTTCATCCTAACCCAGCCAAAGCTCTTTCTGATGGGCCCCAATCTTTAACTTTTGATGGTTTTGAACGTTTAATGAGAGAATTAGGTGTAATCGGTCAAGCTGTTGGACGTTGGGAAAAGCAGTTAGCAGTTATCAGTGACCAGTAA
- the kaiC1 gene encoding circadian clock protein, which translates to MNEPNPNNQSQPAERSNKGVNKIRTMIEGFDEITHGGLPVGRTTLVSGTSGTGKTLLAVQFLYLGIEYFDCPGIFVTFEESPKDIIENAYSFGWDLQKLIEQGKLFILDASPDPEGQEVVGNFDLSALIERIQYAIRKYKAKLVSIDSVTAVFQQYDAASVVRREIFRLVARLKQLEVTSILTTERVEEYGGIARFGVEEFVSDNVIIIRNVLEGERRRRTIEILKLRGTTHMKGEYPFTITNDGINIFPLGAMRLTQRSSNVRRSSGVKTLDELCGGGFFKDSIILATGATGTGKTLLVSKFLEEGCRQGERSVLFAYEESRAQLSRNASSWGVDFEEMESKGLLKLLCCYPESAGLEDHLQMIKSEIAQFKPSRIAIDSLSALARGVTNNAFRQFVIGVTGYAKQEEITGFFTNTTDQFLGSNTITESHISTITDTIILLQYVEIRGEMSRAINVFKMRGSWHDKGIREYVISSDTEEIPYIKDCFRNYEGIISGSPSRVSVNEKSELSRIARNVQDITIEGTKDEEEIK; encoded by the coding sequence ATGAACGAACCAAATCCTAATAATCAGTCACAGCCAGCCGAACGCTCAAATAAAGGGGTTAATAAAATCCGCACCATGATCGAAGGATTTGATGAAATCACTCATGGTGGTTTACCAGTAGGTAGAACTACTCTAGTTAGTGGTACTTCTGGTACTGGTAAAACTTTGTTAGCAGTTCAGTTTCTATATTTAGGAATTGAATACTTTGATTGTCCTGGTATTTTTGTCACTTTTGAAGAATCACCAAAAGATATTATTGAAAATGCTTATAGTTTCGGGTGGGATTTACAGAAATTAATAGAGCAGGGGAAACTATTTATTCTAGATGCTTCACCTGATCCTGAAGGACAGGAAGTGGTAGGTAATTTTGATCTATCAGCTTTAATTGAGCGCATTCAATACGCCATCCGTAAATACAAAGCCAAGCTGGTATCTATTGATTCAGTAACAGCCGTATTTCAACAGTATGACGCAGCATCGGTAGTAAGACGGGAGATATTTCGTTTAGTAGCTCGTTTAAAACAATTAGAAGTAACTTCCATTTTAACCACAGAAAGAGTGGAAGAATATGGTGGGATCGCTCGTTTTGGAGTTGAAGAATTTGTATCTGACAATGTAATTATTATTCGCAATGTTTTAGAAGGAGAACGTCGTCGGCGAACTATTGAAATTCTAAAATTGCGTGGTACTACCCACATGAAGGGGGAATATCCTTTTACTATTACCAATGATGGGATTAATATCTTTCCTTTAGGAGCAATGCGCCTTACCCAACGATCTTCTAATGTGCGTCGCTCATCAGGAGTAAAAACCCTCGATGAATTGTGTGGTGGGGGTTTTTTTAAAGATTCTATTATTTTAGCCACAGGTGCAACAGGTACAGGGAAAACATTACTTGTGAGTAAATTCTTAGAAGAAGGATGTCGCCAGGGAGAGAGATCTGTATTATTCGCCTATGAAGAATCGCGGGCGCAATTATCTCGCAACGCCTCATCTTGGGGAGTAGATTTTGAAGAAATGGAAAGCAAAGGATTACTTAAACTATTGTGTTGCTATCCAGAATCAGCAGGATTAGAAGATCATTTACAAATGATCAAATCAGAAATTGCTCAATTCAAACCTTCAAGAATTGCGATCGATTCTCTATCCGCCTTAGCCAGAGGAGTAACTAATAATGCTTTTCGTCAGTTTGTTATCGGTGTAACTGGTTATGCTAAACAGGAAGAAATTACAGGTTTTTTTACTAATACCACCGACCAATTTTTGGGTTCTAATACAATCACAGAATCTCATATTTCAACCATCACCGATACTATTATCTTGTTGCAATATGTAGAAATTCGTGGTGAAATGTCACGAGCAATTAATGTTTTTAAAATGCGTGGTTCATGGCATGATAAAGGTATTAGAGAATATGTTATTAGTTCTGATACAGAGGAAATTCCCTACATTAAAGATTGTTTCCGTAACTACGAAGGCATTATTAGTGGGTCGCCATCCCGTGTTTCTGTTAACGAAAAGAGTGAACTATCAAGGATTGCTAGAAATGTTCAAGATATCACAATTGAAGGTACAAAAGATGAGGAAGAAATCAAGTAA
- the kaiB gene encoding circadian clock protein KaiB homolog: protein MMDQFKKTYVLKLYVAGNTPNSVRALRTLKNILEQDFQGVYALKVIDVLKNPQLAEEDKILATPTLSKVLPPPVRKIIGDLSDHEKVLIGLDLLYEEIRDRGL, encoded by the coding sequence ATGATGGATCAGTTTAAAAAAACTTATGTTTTAAAATTATACGTTGCTGGAAATACGCCAAATTCAGTTAGGGCATTAAGAACGCTAAAAAATATTTTGGAACAAGATTTTCAAGGAGTTTATGCTCTAAAAGTAATCGATGTATTGAAAAATCCCCAGCTAGCGGAAGAGGACAAAATTCTGGCAACACCAACCTTATCTAAAGTACTACCACCACCAGTTCGCAAAATTATCGGTGATTTGAGCGATCATGAAAAAGTCTTAATCGGCTTAGATTTGCTATATGAAGAAATTCGCGATCGAGGATTGTAG
- a CDS encoding KaiA family protein produces the protein MSDYQDHFHSSENFISNKLYICLFAPQQQLAQSVLNLLASDRYELKCLSLAQDLVNFIIEHKEQIDCIIFIKNNDQENVLQNLCQAQILLPTLILESDAVGLMADDSTNFTANQTLYHQAEIHLYPTQLTEINAYIKLAISKFLNLASKLNINSGQVISEPLAENPHTSLVLQQHKLTEKLKKRLGYLGIYYKRNPNQFYRNLSSEKQKELGQQLSKNYRQILIDYFRDNSAINDLIDEFVALAFFADVSTSFILEIHMELIDAFSQQLKIEGRSEDILLDYRLPLIDILAHLCEMYRRSIPGTNISLELLYK, from the coding sequence ATGTCAGATTATCAAGACCATTTCCATTCCTCTGAAAATTTTATTTCCAACAAACTATATATCTGCTTGTTTGCGCCTCAACAGCAGTTAGCACAATCGGTGCTGAATCTTTTAGCAAGCGATCGCTATGAACTAAAATGTCTTAGTTTAGCCCAAGATTTAGTTAATTTTATTATTGAGCATAAAGAACAGATAGATTGCATTATCTTTATTAAAAATAATGATCAAGAGAACGTTTTACAAAATCTTTGTCAAGCTCAAATTCTGTTGCCCACTTTAATTCTCGAATCTGATGCTGTAGGGCTGATGGCTGACGATTCTACCAATTTTACTGCAAATCAAACTTTATATCATCAAGCGGAAATACATTTATATCCCACTCAATTGACAGAAATAAATGCTTATATCAAGCTTGCTATCAGTAAGTTTTTAAATTTAGCTTCCAAATTAAATATTAACTCAGGGCAAGTTATAAGTGAACCATTAGCAGAAAATCCTCATACATCTTTAGTCCTACAGCAACATAAATTAACAGAAAAATTAAAAAAAAGATTAGGTTATTTAGGAATATATTATAAACGTAACCCTAATCAATTTTATCGTAATTTATCTTCAGAAAAACAAAAAGAATTAGGGCAGCAATTGTCTAAAAACTATCGTCAAATTTTAATTGACTACTTTCGAGATAATTCAGCAATCAATGATTTAATTGACGAATTCGTAGCTCTGGCTTTTTTCGCTGATGTTTCCACGTCTTTTATTTTAGAAATACATATGGAATTAATAGATGCCTTTTCTCAGCAATTAAAAATAGAAGGTAGAAGTGAGGACATTTTGCTAGATTATCGTTTACCACTAATAGATATCCTGGCTCATCTTTGTGAAATGTATCGCCGTTCGATTCCTGGAACAAATATCTCTTTAGAATTGTTATATAAGTAG
- a CDS encoding two-component sensor histidine kinase translates to MSSSDLCLNDFVFSIPICQPDADLGSILRIFQQTNCDLLAVPLADNIWGTISAPNLLVQLAEVWQQQVMMQTHPQNTTATYKDSRLPCRNNWDYLIKPAIVYQGDYKLQEFLTYLSNNCLIDSKQVYLIVDAAGKLLGKLNLEAILKHLVGNSHQAAINNSRLPVIDPSLLNWIDLIALPFKIESFGGRDYYKNKYWQELILTTPELDQQPSLSSDISLVNWWQKQQQMSVPAHTTNYCPNNNYLTISQLPTVSAKNNLIFDSQEYLFDCQISTHWQEDQEIKDSSNVLDIQIKKIGNWYQIKIPITLAKSLQKVESEAKYWLVFAVKALTNNSEQLPSSFSNSADTETIINKLLATVSHELKSPLTGIVGLSNLLQAQKLGALNKRQARYVRLIYNSGQKMMNLVNDLLEITNLTTEKLELKPETINLESSLIRIYQEVLIKLKSSCTTEIDVTHLETLLTLKIDRGLEIAIADPLYLSSILSHLILELIQRTNPLNPPTIAIQRYSSESVAIILNCSSSSPTTDLNLIQSTSDLNLIIAKYLAEKLEGEIISSDVADGCQLTLILPRSSFQLTTSVVNSTSTTNKIKRDFTVLCIYPELRAVNSTTNDCPSLDFNLKNWIEHDWSNNNQQQPDYCYRVIEADGLEQADMLARIWSLDAIVIDSSHICDPSKYLLSLKRSKYLSNLPLITLDTRTTEAANQIVGLNVYPCLLPAGCRSVKDLMQVIEIATGGGLG, encoded by the coding sequence ATGTCTAGCTCCGATCTTTGTCTGAATGATTTTGTTTTCTCAATTCCAATCTGTCAACCAGATGCAGATTTAGGAAGTATTCTTAGAATTTTTCAACAGACTAATTGTGATTTATTAGCAGTACCTTTAGCTGATAATATTTGGGGAACAATTAGCGCGCCTAACTTACTAGTGCAGTTAGCTGAAGTTTGGCAACAGCAAGTGATGATGCAGACTCATCCTCAAAATACAACTGCAACTTATAAAGATAGTCGTTTGCCTTGTCGTAACAATTGGGATTACTTGATAAAACCAGCAATTGTTTATCAAGGAGATTATAAACTACAAGAGTTTTTGACTTATTTATCTAATAACTGTTTAATAGACTCCAAACAAGTATATTTAATTGTGGATGCAGCAGGCAAATTACTTGGTAAACTTAACCTAGAGGCAATATTAAAACATCTAGTTGGTAATTCCCATCAAGCTGCGATTAATAACTCTAGATTACCAGTTATTGACCCATCACTATTAAACTGGATTGATTTAATCGCTTTACCATTTAAAATTGAAAGCTTTGGGGGCAGAGATTACTATAAGAATAAATATTGGCAAGAACTAATTCTTACTACTCCAGAATTAGATCAACAACCATCACTATCATCAGATATTAGTTTAGTAAACTGGTGGCAAAAACAACAGCAAATGTCAGTACCTGCCCATACTACTAATTATTGTCCTAATAATAACTATTTAACCATCTCTCAATTACCAACGGTATCAGCCAAGAATAATTTAATCTTTGATTCCCAAGAATATCTGTTTGATTGTCAAATTTCGACTCATTGGCAAGAAGATCAAGAAATAAAAGATAGTAGTAATGTTTTAGATATTCAAATTAAGAAAATAGGAAATTGGTATCAGATTAAAATTCCTATTACTTTAGCCAAAAGCTTACAGAAAGTTGAATCTGAAGCGAAATATTGGTTAGTTTTTGCCGTCAAAGCATTAACAAATAATTCAGAGCAATTGCCATCATCATTTTCAAACTCAGCAGATACAGAAACAATTATCAATAAACTACTAGCTACTGTTAGTCACGAACTAAAATCACCTTTAACTGGTATCGTCGGCTTATCTAATTTATTACAAGCCCAAAAATTAGGAGCATTAAATAAGCGTCAGGCTCGTTATGTGCGTTTAATATATAATAGCGGGCAAAAAATGATGAATCTTGTCAATGATTTACTAGAAATTACCAATTTAACTACGGAAAAATTAGAACTAAAGCCAGAAACAATTAATTTAGAATCAAGCTTGATCCGAATTTATCAAGAAGTATTAATAAAATTAAAATCAAGCTGCACAACAGAGATAGATGTTACCCATTTAGAAACATTATTAACCTTAAAAATAGACAGAGGATTAGAAATTGCGATCGCCGATCCACTTTATCTATCTAGCATCCTATCCCACCTAATTTTAGAATTAATTCAACGAACTAATCCCCTTAATCCTCCAACAATAGCAATACAAAGATATTCCTCAGAATCCGTTGCAATTATACTTAATTGTTCCTCCTCATCACCAACAACAGATTTAAATTTAATACAATCAACTTCCGATCTAAACCTGATTATTGCCAAATATCTAGCTGAGAAATTAGAGGGAGAAATTATCAGTAGTGATGTAGCAGATGGATGTCAATTAACTTTAATCTTACCGAGATCCAGTTTTCAGTTAACCACCTCAGTTGTTAATTCCACCTCAACTACTAATAAAATTAAGCGTGATTTTACTGTGCTTTGTATTTATCCTGAGCTAAGAGCAGTAAATTCAACGACTAATGATTGTCCAAGTTTAGATTTTAACCTCAAAAACTGGATTGAACACGATTGGTCAAATAATAATCAACAACAACCTGATTATTGCTATCGAGTCATTGAGGCTGACGGTTTAGAGCAAGCAGATATGCTAGCAAGAATTTGGAGTTTAGATGCCATAGTTATAGATAGTTCTCATATTTGTGATCCTAGTAAATACTTACTATCGCTAAAACGATCAAAATATTTATCAAATCTACCCCTAATTACCCTAGATACTCGCACTACCGAAGCAGCAAATCAAATAGTGGGGTTAAATGTCTATCCTTGTCTTTTACCTGCGGGGTGTCGTAGTGTTAAAGATTTAATGCAGGTAATTGAGATTGCTACTGGTGGTGGACTAGGATAA
- a CDS encoding putative Ser/Thr protein phosphatase family protein: MLLVKYQSHFVKIIKKWVRKYTVIAIALFTCCYIYGSKIEPNWLEVVSIDLPIANLTPAFNQFKIVQISDLHISRFMPEKRLNRIIKLVNQQQADAIAITGDFITKGETINLPRLEKKLSQLNSQSPTLAVLGNHDHYRQATPKLKQALADTHIINLDNQIYTIERGQEKLVFAGIDDPYWGQGDLTKVLAQLPNNIPAILLVHEPDFIGESAKTHKFALQLSGHSHGGQIRLPFQHPLILPYGGKKYFVGQNQVEDTIVYTNRGLGMTALPLRFGSRPEITVFTLHTVF, encoded by the coding sequence ATGCTTCTTGTTAAGTATCAATCCCATTTTGTCAAAATAATTAAAAAATGGGTAAGGAAATATACGGTAATTGCCATCGCTCTATTTACTTGCTGTTATATTTACGGGTCAAAAATAGAACCAAATTGGTTAGAAGTTGTCTCAATTGATCTGCCAATTGCTAACTTAACCCCAGCATTTAATCAGTTTAAAATTGTGCAAATTAGCGATCTACATATTAGTCGCTTTATGCCAGAAAAACGTTTAAATAGAATTATTAAATTAGTTAATCAGCAACAGGCAGATGCGATCGCTATTACAGGTGATTTTATTACTAAAGGTGAAACTATCAATCTTCCAAGGTTGGAAAAAAAGTTAAGTCAATTAAATTCCCAATCACCCACCTTAGCTGTCTTAGGAAATCATGATCACTATCGGCAAGCAACGCCTAAACTAAAACAAGCCTTAGCAGATACCCACATAATTAATTTAGATAATCAAATCTATACAATTGAAAGAGGTCAAGAAAAATTGGTGTTTGCAGGAATTGATGATCCCTACTGGGGTCAAGGGGATCTTACAAAAGTGCTTGCTCAATTACCTAATAATATTCCTGCTATCTTACTTGTCCACGAACCAGATTTTATCGGCGAAAGTGCTAAAACTCATAAGTTTGCCCTACAATTATCTGGTCATTCTCATGGAGGACAGATTAGACTTCCTTTTCAACATCCCCTGATACTACCCTATGGTGGGAAAAAATATTTTGTTGGACAAAACCAAGTGGAAGATACCATTGTCTATACTAATCGCGGTTTGGGTATGACAGCATTACCATTGCGTTTTGGTAGTCGCCCAGAAATTACGGTTTTTACCTTACATACGGTGTTTTAA
- a CDS encoding oxidoreductase, short chain dehydrogenase/reductase family protein produces MNYLKQHVIITGGSSGIGKAVAKLLVLQGANISLIARSRQKLITTQQELLKIKINPQQQIAIFLADVAQSESIELAIKSAIAIFGTPELLITSAGIAHPGYFSEIPIEIFEQTMAINYFGSLYSIKAVLPAMAKRRRGRIVLISSGAGLIGIYGYTAYCPSKFALRGLAESLRGELKPQGIGITIVYPPDTDTPQLAAENKIKPPETKEITATANTWTAEAVAQQIIRGVEQGHFTVTPGVELTILNRFYSLLAPWLNWYFDQIVKKINS; encoded by the coding sequence ATGAATTATTTAAAACAACACGTGATCATTACAGGCGGCTCAAGTGGCATAGGTAAAGCGGTCGCCAAACTACTAGTACTCCAGGGAGCAAATATATCTTTAATCGCTCGATCTCGCCAAAAATTAATCACCACGCAACAAGAATTACTAAAAATAAAGATAAATCCCCAACAGCAAATAGCAATTTTTTTAGCAGATGTTGCCCAGTCAGAATCAATAGAGTTAGCCATCAAGAGTGCGATCGCCATATTCGGCACACCCGAATTACTGATTACTTCTGCTGGTATAGCTCATCCTGGTTATTTTAGCGAAATTCCCATTGAGATATTTGAGCAGACTATGGCAATCAATTATTTTGGCTCTCTTTATAGTATTAAAGCTGTATTACCTGCAATGGCAAAACGTCGTCGAGGCAGGATCGTCTTAATTTCTTCAGGTGCTGGATTAATTGGCATTTATGGGTATACTGCCTACTGTCCGAGTAAATTTGCCCTGCGAGGGCTGGCAGAATCCTTGAGAGGAGAATTAAAACCACAAGGAATTGGCATTACTATTGTCTATCCTCCCGATACCGACACACCACAATTAGCAGCAGAAAACAAAATAAAACCCCCCGAAACCAAAGAAATTACAGCAACCGCCAACACTTGGACAGCAGAAGCAGTAGCCCAGCAAATTATACGAGGAGTTGAACAAGGTCACTTTACTGTTACACCAGGAGTGGAGCTTACTATCTTAAATAGGTTTTATAGCCTACTCGCTCCCTGGCTCAATTGGTATTTTGATCAAATAGTTAAGAAAATTAATAGTTAA
- a CDS encoding acetyl-CoA carboxylase biotin carboxyl carrier protein produces the protein MSINFQELRDLLGAISQTDITELVLKSDDFELTVRKEIGATAIAAPQVPISSIPQTTPLPSAPTPTVTVADISTEKPPTPTVDDKKWVDITSPMVGTFYAAPAPDEEAFASVGERINKGDTVCIIEAMKLMNEIEAEVSGVVMEVAVQNGEPVEFGQVLMRVNPG, from the coding sequence GTGTCTATAAATTTTCAAGAACTTCGGGACTTATTAGGGGCGATCTCTCAAACCGATATCACGGAGTTAGTTCTCAAAAGCGATGACTTTGAATTAACTGTACGTAAAGAAATAGGAGCGACGGCTATAGCAGCCCCTCAAGTTCCAATTTCTTCAATACCTCAAACCACTCCCCTTCCATCTGCACCAACTCCCACGGTAACTGTTGCTGATATCAGTACGGAAAAACCACCAACACCAACGGTGGACGATAAAAAGTGGGTAGATATCACCTCGCCGATGGTCGGAACATTTTATGCTGCTCCTGCTCCTGATGAAGAAGCCTTTGCCTCAGTAGGCGAGCGCATTAATAAGGGGGATACTGTTTGCATCATAGAAGCGATGAAGTTGATGAATGAAATTGAAGCGGAGGTATCTGGGGTGGTGATGGAAGTTGCCGTTCAAAATGGTGAACCTGTGGAGTTTGGACAAGTTTTGATGAGAGTAAACCCAGGCTAA
- a CDS encoding translation elongation factor P: MISSNDFRTGVTVELDGSVWRVVEFLHVKPGKGSAFVRTKLKNIQTGNTVEKTFRAGETVPQANIEKRTMQYTYKDGEDFVFMDMESYEETRMGGENLGDRVNFLKEEMEVNVLFWDDRVLEVELPTSVVLEITETDPGVKGDTATGGTKPAIVETGAQVMVPLFISIGEKIKVDTRDGSYLGREN; the protein is encoded by the coding sequence ATGATTTCTAGTAATGACTTTCGCACAGGGGTTACTGTCGAGCTAGATGGGTCTGTCTGGCGAGTAGTAGAATTTCTCCACGTCAAACCAGGTAAAGGTTCAGCTTTTGTCAGAACAAAGCTCAAAAACATACAGACGGGCAATACGGTAGAAAAAACCTTCCGTGCTGGTGAAACTGTACCGCAAGCAAATATCGAAAAACGCACCATGCAATATACCTATAAAGATGGTGAAGATTTTGTGTTTATGGACATGGAATCTTATGAAGAAACGCGCATGGGTGGTGAGAACTTGGGCGATCGCGTTAATTTCCTCAAAGAAGAAATGGAAGTCAATGTGCTGTTTTGGGATGATAGAGTATTGGAAGTGGAACTACCTACTTCCGTAGTTTTAGAAATTACCGAGACAGATCCAGGGGTTAAGGGAGATACAGCGACAGGAGGAACTAAACCCGCCATAGTAGAGACAGGGGCGCAAGTCATGGTACCTTTGTTTATCTCAATTGGGGAGAAAATCAAAGTAGATACCCGTGACGGTTCTTATTTGGGTAGAGAAAATTAA